In one Arachis duranensis cultivar V14167 chromosome 9, aradu.V14167.gnm2.J7QH, whole genome shotgun sequence genomic region, the following are encoded:
- the LOC107465125 gene encoding protein FATTY ACID EXPORT 1, chloroplastic produces the protein MTSATAMAATVSHIHPQLSCSASLHSHRTLLRRFHLPSPSVRSKLSVVMCLERHGTDIAGSDTKTTLSYATDAKENHDTEKISSGETATEGISQQKGTAKIHDFCLGIPFGGFVLTGGIIGFLFSRSTATLTSGVIFGGALLFFSTLSLKVWRKGKSSLPFILAQAALAGILIWKNFQSYSLPKKIFPTGFSAILSSAMLCFYLYVLISGGNPPPKKLKPSATVA, from the exons ATGACATCAGCTACGGCTATGGCTGCTACTGTCTCTCACATTCACCCTCAGCTCTCTTGCTCCGCCTCCCTTCACTCTCACCGCACACTGCTTCGACGTTTCCACCTTCCATCTCCTTCTGTTCGCTCCAAG TTATCAGTTGTTATGTGTCTGGAGAGGCATGGCACAGATATTGCCGGTTCTGATACCAAAACTACACTAAGTTATGCAACTGATGCAAAAGAAAACCATGATACTGAAAAGATAAGCTCCGGAGAGACAGCAACAGAGGGCATCAGTCAACAGAAAGGGACTGCGAAAATTCACGATTTTTGTTTAGGCATTCCCTTTG gtGGATTTGTTCTAACTGGAGGGATTATTGGATTCCTGTTTTCACGGAGTACTGCAACACTCACCAGTGGTGTGATCTTTGGCGGTGCTTTACTATTTTTTAGCACCCTCAGCTTGAAGGTCTGGAGGAAAGGAAAATCAAGTTTACCATTTATTCTAGCACAAGCAG CATTGGCAGGGATCCTTATCTGGAAGAACTTTCAGAGCTACTCGTTG CCAAAGAAAATATTTCCAACTGGCTTCAGTGCTATTTTAAG ttCTGCAATGCTCTGTTTTTATTTGTATGTGCTTATCTCTGGAGGAAACCCACCGCCTAAGAAATTGAAGCCATCTGCCACCGTTGCATGA